One window of the Pedobacter ginsengisoli genome contains the following:
- a CDS encoding sugar kinase has translation MQNKENILVFGELLLRFSSTEDQFISKNHTVALFPGGSEANVSASLGQWKLPVSYLTCAPDNALTTNALQYLSELGVDTSKTILEGSRLGLYFLLSANGLTNGQVVYDRKFSSFSSLKPGVIDWDKVLDGYTWFHWTALTPALNENTAAICKEVLAVARKKGITISVDLNYRNRLWDYGKQPIEVMPELVQYCDVIMGNIWAANKMLGTNVSEHLNRQTTPQEYFDHSEASAKEIFKLFPQCKHIANTFRFMDNPKHNLFYGTYHTPENSFISPIYETNEVIDRIGSGDAFMAGLIYGLISNEGGQEIINKATNSGYQKLFVKGDFGDGAL, from the coding sequence ATGCAAAATAAAGAGAACATATTGGTATTTGGTGAGCTGCTTTTAAGGTTCAGTTCAACTGAAGATCAATTTATTTCTAAAAACCATACGGTAGCTTTATTTCCGGGAGGCTCCGAAGCAAATGTTTCGGCATCTTTAGGCCAATGGAAGTTACCGGTCTCTTATCTCACTTGTGCTCCAGACAATGCATTAACAACTAATGCTTTGCAATACCTTTCTGAATTAGGGGTTGATACCTCCAAAACCATATTAGAAGGCAGTAGACTGGGGTTGTACTTTTTATTATCAGCCAATGGGCTTACCAACGGGCAGGTAGTATACGACAGGAAGTTTTCGTCGTTCAGTTCTCTTAAACCCGGTGTAATTGATTGGGATAAAGTTTTAGATGGATATACCTGGTTTCATTGGACAGCCCTTACCCCTGCTTTAAATGAAAATACAGCTGCCATTTGTAAAGAAGTTTTAGCTGTGGCAAGAAAAAAAGGAATAACCATTTCGGTTGATTTAAACTACAGGAACAGGCTTTGGGACTATGGCAAACAACCTATAGAGGTAATGCCTGAGCTGGTTCAATATTGTGATGTAATAATGGGTAACATTTGGGCCGCCAACAAAATGCTGGGCACCAATGTTAGTGAACATTTAAACCGCCAAACAACTCCTCAGGAATATTTTGATCACTCAGAGGCATCGGCCAAAGAGATTTTTAAACTATTCCCTCAGTGTAAACACATTGCTAATACTTTCCGTTTTATGGATAACCCTAAGCATAATCTGTTTTATGGAACTTACCATACACCAGAAAATAGCTTCATCTCGCCTATCTACGAAACCAATGAGGTGATAGACAGAATTGGAAGTGGTGATGCTTTTATGGCTGGCCTTATATACGGCCTGATCAGTAATGAAGGCGGACAGGAAATTATTAACAAAGCAACAAATTCCGGTTATCAGAAACTCTTTGTCAAAGGAGATTTTGGTGATGGTGCTCTTTAA
- a CDS encoding bifunctional 4-hydroxy-2-oxoglutarate aldolase/2-dehydro-3-deoxy-phosphogluconate aldolase, translating to MNAITNTLEIIGNYPVIPVYYHEDKDTCINVLKASYAGGIRVFEFTNRGGNAPENFKALLEYRNANLPDLKLGIGTIKTVEQAQQYISIGADFIVSPIVKEDIAKLAFTNAILWVPGCMTPTEINFAEELGASLVKLFPGDTLGPSFLKAIKPLFPGLKFMPTGGVDVNKENIDSWLNAGVTALGFGSKLFQAPQDANDFSWLTERCASLLKLVNKG from the coding sequence ATGAATGCAATAACCAATACATTAGAAATTATAGGTAATTACCCGGTTATTCCGGTTTATTATCATGAAGATAAAGATACCTGTATAAATGTGCTTAAAGCCAGCTATGCCGGTGGCATCAGGGTATTTGAATTTACCAACAGAGGTGGCAATGCTCCTGAAAACTTTAAAGCATTGCTTGAATACAGAAATGCAAATTTACCTGATCTTAAACTGGGTATAGGTACCATAAAAACTGTAGAGCAGGCTCAGCAATATATTAGCATTGGTGCAGATTTTATTGTTAGCCCAATTGTTAAAGAAGATATAGCAAAACTGGCATTTACCAATGCCATTCTATGGGTACCTGGCTGTATGACCCCTACAGAAATCAACTTTGCAGAAGAGCTTGGTGCTTCGTTAGTTAAACTTTTTCCGGGCGATACCCTTGGCCCCAGTTTCTTAAAAGCAATAAAACCATTATTTCCTGGTTTAAAGTTTATGCCAACCGGTGGTGTTGACGTAAATAAGGAAAATATTGATAGCTGGTTAAATGCAGGTGTCACTGCTTTAGGATTTGGCTCTAAGCTATTTCAGGCCCCTCAGGATGCAAACGATTTTAGCTGGCTTACAGAACGCTGTGCATCATTACTAAAACTTGTAAACAAAGGATAG
- a CDS encoding helix-turn-helix domain-containing protein, whose amino-acid sequence MKTLGEKFRILRQKKGVNQKAMADLLEISIPAYSKLETSITDPNFSRINQIAEVHNLTLRELLDVGEEGVNEQTQLIKQLKEKVSELENSVIRLQSKLIDLYDKDEQKK is encoded by the coding sequence ATGAAAACATTAGGGGAGAAATTCAGAATCTTACGTCAGAAAAAGGGAGTGAACCAAAAAGCAATGGCCGACCTGTTGGAAATATCTATTCCGGCGTATTCAAAACTTGAAACCAGTATCACAGATCCTAACTTCAGCAGGATTAATCAAATAGCAGAAGTACACAATTTAACTTTAAGGGAATTACTAGATGTTGGTGAAGAAGGGGTTAATGAACAAACGCAATTGATAAAACAGTTGAAGGAAAAAGTGAGCGAGCTTGAAAATTCGGTAATTAGGTTACAAAGTAAACTAATTGACTTGTATGACAAGGACGAACAAAAAAAGTAA
- a CDS encoding Gfo/Idh/MocA family protein has translation MNRREFVRNSGLTAAAVTILPENPLFASTKAEKVKIAIIGVGLRGQNHLDLLLKRDDVDLVAICDVEPRMLNMAKAIIAKSGKPMPKIFTGDDNAWKKMLETKGLQSVLIATPWELHKEMIITSIEAGIKYVASEVIIGITLQDHWDVVQAAEKHNAHVMMLENVCYRRDVLAALNMVRQGIFGELLHLQGGYQHDLREVKFNDGVKPYGGGVEFNEKGFSEAKWRTNHSVHRNGDLYPTHGVGPIANYIDINRGNRFLKLNSFATKSRGLHNYIVEKGGADHPNAKVNFRLGDIVTTTIDCANGETLILQHDTNLPRPYSIGFRVQGTKGLWMDVNKGIYVEGESKPHQWDPADKWLEKYDHPLWKKYGNDAQGAGHGGMDFFVIHAFIESVKRNLPTPLDVYDAAAWSAITPLSEQSIELGNATVEFPDFTSGKWMHRKPVFALNDDY, from the coding sequence ATGAACAGAAGAGAATTTGTTAGAAACTCAGGGCTAACTGCAGCAGCTGTTACTATTTTGCCGGAGAATCCATTATTTGCCAGTACAAAGGCAGAGAAGGTTAAAATAGCAATAATTGGTGTGGGCTTGCGTGGTCAAAATCACCTTGATTTACTATTAAAGAGAGATGATGTAGATTTAGTAGCCATTTGTGATGTAGAGCCAAGAATGCTTAACATGGCTAAGGCTATCATTGCAAAGAGTGGAAAACCAATGCCTAAGATTTTTACAGGTGACGACAATGCCTGGAAAAAAATGTTGGAAACGAAAGGCTTGCAATCAGTATTAATTGCTACACCATGGGAATTGCATAAGGAAATGATCATCACTTCTATTGAAGCTGGTATTAAATATGTAGCTTCTGAAGTTATTATCGGTATAACCCTGCAAGATCATTGGGATGTTGTTCAGGCAGCTGAAAAGCACAATGCCCATGTAATGATGCTTGAAAACGTATGTTACAGAAGGGATGTACTTGCCGCTTTAAATATGGTTAGACAAGGTATATTTGGTGAGCTTCTGCACCTGCAAGGTGGTTATCAGCATGATTTACGTGAAGTTAAATTTAACGACGGTGTAAAACCTTATGGTGGTGGTGTTGAGTTTAATGAGAAAGGTTTCTCTGAAGCAAAATGGAGAACAAATCACTCTGTACATAGAAATGGCGATTTATACCCAACTCATGGTGTGGGCCCAATTGCAAATTATATTGACATAAACCGCGGTAACAGATTTTTGAAACTAAACTCTTTTGCTACAAAATCAAGAGGTTTACATAATTATATAGTAGAGAAGGGTGGTGCTGATCATCCAAACGCAAAAGTTAATTTCCGTTTAGGTGATATTGTTACCACAACTATTGACTGTGCCAATGGCGAAACTTTAATTTTACAGCACGATACAAACTTACCTAGACCATATTCAATAGGATTTAGGGTTCAGGGTACTAAAGGCTTGTGGATGGATGTAAACAAAGGTATTTATGTTGAAGGCGAAAGCAAACCACACCAATGGGATCCGGCAGATAAATGGTTAGAAAAATATGACCACCCGCTTTGGAAGAAATACGGAAATGATGCACAGGGTGCAGGCCATGGTGGTATGGATTTCTTTGTTATTCACGCTTTTATTGAGTCTGTTAAACGTAATTTACCTACTCCATTAGATGTTTATGATGCAGCTGCATGGAGCGCAATTACTCCTTTAAGTGAGCAATCTATTGAGCTTGGAAACGCTACTGTAGAGTTTCCTGATTTTACAAGCGGTAAATGGATGCACAGAAAGCCTGTTTTTGCATTAAATGATGATTATTAA
- a CDS encoding LacI family DNA-binding transcriptional regulator yields MSDKPTTIKEIAKILKISVSTVSRALNDHSSIGLTTKMRVKKLASELNYEPNQKAIQFLHGKSFIIGVILPELSESFFSTAISGIEDIAYKRNYTVLLAQSHDDAEREKLLVEKMKTQRVDGLLVSVSKTTSTYEHFEIFKRLNIPVVFFDRIPPIKDIHYVASNLETGTYEAVNFLLKKGHRTIGMINGPNTLVASHERKEGYIKAMLSNRLKFDPTLIINSDLTEAGTIEVMDNMLNHRRKPTAIVTFNDYVALFAIRYTRSINLNGIDFVSYANLPIINYMDYTPIASVEQFPYKQGKKAADILIDLINKPKTESGADQAFFNVVVESVLVVNETK; encoded by the coding sequence ATGTCTGATAAACCAACAACTATAAAAGAAATTGCAAAGATCCTCAAGATTTCGGTATCAACCGTGTCAAGGGCATTAAATGATCATTCAAGCATCGGATTAACAACAAAAATGCGTGTTAAGAAACTTGCCTCAGAGCTCAACTACGAGCCAAACCAAAAGGCAATCCAGTTTTTACACGGAAAATCATTTATTATAGGTGTTATATTACCAGAACTATCAGAATCTTTCTTTTCTACTGCAATAAGCGGTATAGAAGACATAGCCTACAAAAGAAACTATACGGTATTATTGGCTCAGTCGCACGATGATGCTGAAAGAGAAAAGCTGTTGGTAGAGAAAATGAAAACCCAACGTGTTGATGGTTTACTTGTATCTGTATCGAAAACTACAAGTACCTATGAACATTTTGAAATATTTAAGCGACTAAACATACCGGTAGTATTTTTCGACCGTATACCTCCTATTAAAGATATACACTATGTAGCCTCTAATTTGGAAACAGGAACATACGAAGCAGTAAATTTCCTCTTAAAAAAGGGCCACCGTACCATTGGAATGATAAATGGTCCAAATACATTGGTTGCCAGCCACGAAAGAAAAGAAGGTTACATTAAGGCAATGCTGTCAAACCGTTTAAAATTTGACCCAACCTTAATCATCAACTCAGATCTAACAGAAGCCGGAACTATTGAAGTGATGGACAACATGCTCAATCACCGCCGAAAACCTACTGCTATTGTAACATTTAACGACTATGTGGCGCTATTTGCCATCAGATATACCAGATCTATTAATTTAAACGGGATCGATTTTGTTAGCTATGCTAACCTACCCATTATCAACTACATGGACTATACCCCAATAGCCTCTGTAGAGCAGTTTCCTTACAAGCAGGGCAAAAAAGCAGCTGATATCCTTATCGATCTTATAAACAAACCTAAAACCGAATCAGGTGCCGACCAAGCTTTCTTTAACGTAGTTGTAGAGTCTGTACTTGTTGTAAATGAAACCAAGTAA
- a CDS encoding phosphotransferase enzyme family protein, with translation MFENILPLYGLNSDKATVKLFGDGLINHTWKVTTDTQNYILQKVNNEVFKMPKDIDRNISLIKQYLDVEYPNYLFVSPVSDLKGRSLLDTESGYYRLFPFIEGSTSLNSLTNKEEAYEAAKQFGKFSKILDGFDAKQLSITIPDFHNLELRYNQFLTACENASAERLEKAKDSIAFITAHKGIVDTYIKIVTNNEIPLRVIHHDTKINNVLFDDKNNGLCVIDLDTVMPGYFISDVGDMMRTYLAEASEEETDLSKISIRKEFFNAIYDGYMEEMNDVLTETEKQYFTYSGKFIIYMQAIRFLADYLQNDVYYGSKYEGHNFNRALNQIQLLKEYIKLEGEL, from the coding sequence ATGTTCGAAAATATTTTACCATTGTATGGGCTAAACTCTGATAAAGCTACCGTGAAGTTATTTGGCGACGGGTTAATTAACCATACTTGGAAAGTAACTACCGATACCCAAAATTATATATTACAAAAAGTAAACAACGAGGTATTTAAAATGCCTAAGGATATTGACAGAAACATCTCACTGATAAAGCAATATCTGGACGTAGAATATCCCAACTATTTGTTTGTATCTCCTGTTAGCGATTTAAAAGGAAGATCTCTTTTAGATACCGAAAGTGGCTATTACAGATTATTCCCTTTTATAGAAGGCTCAACCTCGCTTAATTCCTTAACCAATAAAGAAGAAGCATATGAGGCTGCAAAGCAATTTGGCAAGTTCTCTAAAATTCTTGATGGTTTTGATGCAAAACAACTCAGTATTACCATCCCCGATTTCCACAACCTGGAATTAAGATATAACCAATTCCTTACAGCTTGCGAAAATGCATCTGCAGAAAGACTCGAAAAAGCAAAGGATAGCATTGCCTTTATTACAGCGCATAAAGGAATTGTTGATACTTATATAAAAATCGTTACCAACAACGAAATACCTTTAAGAGTAATACACCACGATACAAAAATAAACAACGTATTGTTCGATGATAAGAATAATGGGTTATGTGTAATAGATCTGGACACTGTAATGCCCGGCTATTTTATTAGCGATGTAGGTGATATGATGAGAACCTATCTTGCTGAGGCCAGCGAAGAAGAAACAGATCTTTCGAAAATAAGCATCAGAAAAGAATTCTTTAACGCTATTTACGATGGCTATATGGAAGAAATGAATGATGTACTTACAGAAACTGAAAAACAATACTTTACTTATTCAGGTAAGTTTATCATTTACATGCAAGCCATCCGCTTTTTAGCCGATTACCTGCAAAACGACGTTTACTATGGTTCAAAATACGAAGGCCATAACTTTAACAGGGCGCTGAATCAGATCCAACTTTTAAAAGAGTACATAAAATTAGAAGGAGAGCTATAG
- a CDS encoding outer membrane beta-barrel protein: MNAQRIILLLVFICTLSNQELTAQIKRTIKGSVKDSTNQGIPGSHIRVIAGKDTLTAIADKDGGFSIANITVKRLDLMVRSIGYKAYASDITFEDDQNQFDLGDIVLKTASNMLDEVVIKGKITPIRVMKDTIEYNTEAFVIREGDYVEDLLKQFPGMIVSDNGKVTAMGKELTKLRVNGKDFFTSNVAEFIKKLPSSIFSHIQVIDDYGDEANFTGIKVGQPKKILNLVTKPGKDKGTFANISTSAATSNAYGLNGNGNLWKGARQIGINAALDNTSNAALINKGIAGSATFANNIAKKLNLRSHYNLGGGTIENTNFSNMESINSLGSINSVNESKNNSRNAAHRLSMAVSSTEIGEYFDVHLAGGLSKANSENTSSSLQTGVIRQDLFTSSGNKQNNPNLSLDVSWGFKGKKKDGKDKRGRLSFNLSARLVGSRNDQDILTDIDYYDQTTNKKIKDSLLNRLVETRNADRGLNTGLNYSIPLNKTTDTIHKSLEFSYSFNLTSNNNALETRVRDAAGKISFIDSLSNVYTSTFINHSIRAGYRYGSNKINYSIGFSLQPSALTGSYEGRTDKINQKTFNSSPSANFSYVITKTQSINMNYNGSSYAPRFDQLQPVPDTRNLQNVIIGNPDLKTSFYHSANINYSLFGLTSGRTLEVSFGAYAMQNQVANNIILIKDTLNSLKQETRFVNVNGNYNINSGYNASLPFAERKFVVSIAGNVALSNAVIFTDNIKNNNKGLAYSQNVNLHVQLKSLSGGAGASYSNSENNYSHSTFRPPNLESLSFNMNCSFKIRKSFNTSVDVSKSFTSGYTMGANNPLLINASVYKSFFKNNRASVNLRVADLLNQGNNLFRTVFDNTIVENRSKQITRYFMATFSMNLEKFVK; this comes from the coding sequence TTGAACGCTCAGAGAATTATTCTTTTGCTTGTATTTATTTGTACGCTCTCGAATCAGGAATTAACAGCGCAAATAAAACGTACAATTAAAGGTAGTGTTAAAGACAGTACTAATCAGGGAATCCCCGGATCTCATATCAGGGTAATTGCAGGTAAGGATACGCTGACCGCAATTGCTGATAAGGATGGTGGCTTTTCTATAGCCAATATTACAGTGAAACGCCTGGATTTGATGGTGCGCAGTATTGGATATAAGGCGTATGCATCAGACATTACTTTTGAAGATGACCAAAATCAATTTGACCTTGGCGATATTGTTTTAAAAACAGCATCAAACATGCTTGATGAGGTGGTAATTAAGGGAAAAATTACGCCCATTAGGGTAATGAAAGATACCATTGAGTACAATACCGAAGCATTTGTTATAAGAGAAGGTGATTACGTTGAAGACCTGTTAAAGCAATTTCCTGGCATGATTGTAAGTGATAATGGGAAGGTTACTGCAATGGGCAAAGAGCTTACCAAGCTTAGGGTAAATGGCAAAGATTTTTTTACCAGTAATGTAGCTGAGTTTATTAAAAAATTGCCATCGAGCATATTTTCGCACATTCAGGTAATTGATGATTATGGTGATGAAGCCAATTTTACAGGGATAAAAGTAGGACAGCCAAAAAAGATTCTTAACCTGGTTACTAAACCGGGAAAAGACAAAGGAACATTTGCAAACATAAGCACCAGTGCTGCAACCAGTAATGCTTATGGGTTAAATGGCAACGGTAACTTGTGGAAAGGTGCCAGACAAATAGGGATAAATGCTGCACTTGATAATACAAGTAATGCTGCTTTGATTAATAAAGGTATAGCTGGTTCTGCAACTTTTGCTAATAACATAGCCAAAAAACTTAATTTAAGATCTCATTATAATTTGGGTGGTGGTACTATTGAAAACACAAATTTTAGTAACATGGAAAGTATTAATAGTCTGGGTTCTATTAATAGTGTAAATGAGAGTAAAAATAATTCCAGAAATGCTGCCCATCGTTTGAGTATGGCTGTTTCAAGTACCGAAATTGGGGAGTATTTTGATGTGCACCTTGCAGGTGGTTTGTCAAAAGCCAATTCAGAAAATACTTCGTCATCTTTGCAAACAGGGGTAATCCGTCAGGATTTATTTACCAGCAGTGGCAATAAGCAAAATAACCCAAATTTAAGTCTAGATGTGAGTTGGGGATTTAAAGGCAAAAAGAAAGATGGTAAAGATAAAAGAGGCCGATTGTCGTTTAATTTATCGGCAAGGTTAGTAGGTTCCAGAAACGATCAGGATATCCTTACTGATATTGATTACTATGATCAAACAACGAATAAAAAAATTAAGGATTCTTTACTAAACAGGCTGGTTGAAACCCGAAATGCAGATAGGGGATTAAATACTGGTTTGAACTATTCAATTCCTTTAAATAAAACAACTGATACAATACATAAGAGCCTGGAGTTTTCTTATTCATTTAATTTGACCTCTAATAATAATGCCTTAGAAACTAGGGTTAGAGATGCCGCCGGCAAAATAAGTTTTATTGATTCGTTAAGCAATGTATATACTTCAACATTTATAAACCATAGCATAAGGGCCGGCTATAGGTATGGTTCAAATAAAATCAATTACAGTATTGGTTTTTCACTACAGCCAAGTGCGCTAACGGGCAGTTATGAAGGACGGACGGATAAGATTAATCAAAAAACTTTTAATTCATCTCCATCAGCAAACTTTAGCTATGTGATTACCAAAACACAGTCTATAAATATGAATTATAACGGGAGTAGTTATGCACCAAGGTTTGATCAGCTTCAGCCTGTGCCTGATACCCGAAACCTGCAAAATGTAATTATTGGGAACCCCGATTTGAAAACATCATTTTACCATTCGGCCAATATTAATTATAGCTTGTTTGGTTTAACTAGCGGAAGAACATTGGAGGTAAGTTTTGGTGCATATGCAATGCAAAATCAGGTGGCGAATAATATTATTCTGATTAAGGATACTTTGAATAGTTTAAAGCAGGAAACACGCTTTGTAAACGTAAATGGTAATTATAATATTAATAGCGGTTATAATGCCAGCTTGCCTTTTGCTGAGCGGAAATTTGTTGTTTCGATAGCGGGAAATGTTGCGCTTTCGAACGCGGTAATTTTTACCGATAATATAAAAAACAATAACAAAGGGCTTGCTTATTCTCAGAATGTGAACTTACATGTTCAATTGAAGTCATTATCAGGTGGTGCCGGGGCATCATACTCGAACAGTGAAAACAATTACAGTCATTCAACTTTTAGGCCTCCTAATCTTGAAAGCTTGTCTTTTAATATGAATTGTTCATTTAAAATACGTAAATCATTTAATACATCTGTAGATGTTTCAAAGAGTTTTACAAGTGGTTACACTATGGGTGCCAACAATCCTTTGTTGATTAATGCAAGCGTGTATAAGTCGTTTTTTAAGAATAACCGGGCTTCTGTAAATTTAAGGGTTGCTGATTTGCTGAACCAGGGAAACAATTTATTCAGAACAGTATTTGACAATACAATAGTTGAAAACCGAAGTAAACAAATAACCAGGTATTTTATGGCTACGTTTTCTATGAATTTAGAAAAGTTTGTTAAATAA
- a CDS encoding alpha-galactosidase, producing the protein MCKRVSLLSIFVLLVTFVDGFSYNKRSNTPRFINIAYGTASEIVYDLNSGTYEVFANKRTIISDAYAVVKNKEQLISSKDYELIKYAETAVKDKFGVGKKYTIALTKSGLPQMEQVFFVYPGHDYFFTEVALKGSNISSNYMAPLVSKKASIYAKGDNRTLFVPFDNDTFIRYNAKSIGVTPVENTSAEVGAVYENHSRKGLIVGSVEHLIWKTGVLTRGTNDDLSDLCVWGGYTDQKVTRDNGAHGSISGSVVKSPKIFVGYFSDWRTGLEAYGKANRIAEPPFVFDWTKPVPFGWNSWGVIQEKLTYDKAIKNVDFFANELPKFRNGETAYIDLDSFWDNFTGGMRGDFSKLKEFADYCKAKGLQPGVYWAPFTDWGFKGGAEREAEGSKYKFGEMWTKVGNAYHDFDGARALDPTHPGTKKRIDYIIDKLKTCGFKMIKIDFLGHAAAESDSFYDKSVTTGMQAYRVGMEYLINRMDGQMLVYAAISPNLATGRYAHIKRIACDAWKTIKDTEYTLNSVNYGWWQTYVYNYVDADHIVFASEKEGANRARLTSGLITGTLILGDDFSAAGVWNETAKKLLQNEELLAIPKSGVAFMPLNGNTGDKANEVFVRKIDGSLYMAVLNFDGKKKLFTVPLDRLGIKNSSYQAKELFSGKDLKINKVLKYELNGADAAIIKIALR; encoded by the coding sequence ATGTGTAAACGTGTATCCCTATTATCAATCTTTGTATTGCTTGTAACTTTTGTTGATGGTTTTTCTTATAACAAAAGGAGTAATACCCCTCGCTTTATTAATATTGCTTACGGAACAGCATCGGAGATTGTATACGATCTGAATTCGGGCACTTACGAGGTATTTGCAAATAAACGAACTATAATATCTGATGCTTATGCTGTTGTTAAAAACAAGGAGCAACTTATAAGCAGTAAAGATTATGAGCTGATTAAATATGCAGAAACAGCTGTTAAAGACAAGTTTGGCGTTGGTAAAAAATATACAATAGCTTTAACTAAAAGTGGTTTGCCACAAATGGAACAGGTATTTTTTGTTTATCCTGGTCATGATTATTTTTTTACTGAAGTGGCTTTAAAAGGAAGCAATATTAGTAGCAATTATATGGCTCCATTGGTAAGTAAAAAGGCCAGTATTTATGCCAAAGGCGATAACAGGACGCTTTTTGTACCTTTTGATAACGATACTTTTATTAGGTATAACGCTAAATCGATTGGGGTAACGCCGGTAGAAAATACTAGTGCTGAGGTAGGTGCAGTGTACGAAAACCACAGTAGAAAAGGCCTGATAGTTGGCTCTGTTGAGCATTTGATTTGGAAAACAGGGGTGCTTACCAGAGGAACGAATGATGACTTGTCGGACTTGTGTGTTTGGGGTGGATATACCGATCAGAAAGTTACAAGGGACAACGGCGCTCATGGTTCAATTTCTGGCTCGGTTGTGAAATCGCCTAAGATATTTGTAGGTTATTTTTCTGACTGGCGGACCGGTTTAGAAGCTTATGGCAAGGCAAACAGGATAGCAGAACCTCCTTTTGTTTTTGACTGGACAAAGCCTGTGCCTTTTGGATGGAACAGCTGGGGCGTGATACAAGAAAAACTTACCTATGACAAGGCAATAAAGAACGTAGATTTCTTTGCCAATGAGCTTCCGAAGTTTAGAAATGGCGAAACTGCATATATTGATCTTGACTCGTTTTGGGATAATTTTACCGGTGGTATGCGTGGCGATTTTAGCAAATTGAAAGAATTTGCTGATTACTGCAAAGCCAAAGGTTTGCAACCCGGTGTATATTGGGCACCATTTACAGACTGGGGCTTTAAAGGAGGAGCCGAGAGAGAGGCCGAGGGCAGCAAGTATAAATTTGGCGAGATGTGGACTAAGGTTGGTAATGCTTATCATGATTTTGATGGTGCCAGGGCACTTGATCCTACTCATCCGGGAACTAAGAAAAGGATAGACTATATTATCGATAAGCTAAAGACTTGTGGTTTTAAAATGATCAAGATTGACTTTTTAGGACATGCAGCCGCCGAATCTGATAGTTTTTACGATAAATCTGTTACTACAGGTATGCAGGCTTATAGGGTTGGTATGGAGTATCTTATTAACAGGATGGATGGGCAAATGCTTGTGTATGCTGCTATATCTCCCAATTTAGCTACTGGTAGGTATGCACACATTAAACGCATTGCCTGCGATGCCTGGAAAACCATAAAGGATACTGAGTATACTTTAAATAGTGTTAATTATGGCTGGTGGCAAACCTATGTTTACAATTATGTTGATGCTGATCATATTGTGTTTGCCAGTGAAAAGGAGGGGGCTAACAGGGCAAGGTTAACATCGGGCCTTATTACCGGAACTTTAATATTAGGTGATGATTTTTCGGCAGCAGGTGTGTGGAATGAAACCGCTAAAAAACTATTGCAGAATGAGGAGTTGTTGGCTATTCCAAAATCGGGAGTTGCTTTTATGCCGCTAAACGGAAATACCGGAGACAAGGCTAACGAGGTATTTGTTAGAAAGATTGATGGTAGCTTATATATGGCTGTTTTAAACTTTGATGGTAAAAAGAAACTTTTTACTGTTCCGCTGGATAGATTGGGGATTAAAAATTCATCGTACCAGGCAAAAGAACTGTTTTCGGGCAAAGATTTGAAGATCAATAAAGTACTTAAGTACGAGTTAAATGGTGCTGATGCTGCAATTATCAAAATAGCTTTGCGCTAA